The sequence AGCATGGGAAAAAGTCATTGCTGTTAATTTATCAGGCGTCTTTAAATGTACAAAGGCCGTTGCCCCACATATGCTTAAGCAAGGTTCAGGTGTGATACTTAACGCTTCCTCTGTTATTGGGTTATATGGAAATATTGGGCAAACGAATTATGCTGCAACAAAGGCTGGCGTCATTGGGTTAACGAAAAGTTGGGCGAAAGAATTTGGTCCGAAGGGAATTCGTGTGAATGCCGTTGCCCCTGGTTTTATTGAAACAGGCATGACAGCCGCTGTTCCACAAAAGGTGCTTGATTTGATGAAGGATAAGACCCCTCTAAGGAGACTTGGCAGACCAGAAGACATTGCTTCAGCTTATTTATACTTAGCGTCAGATGAGGCCA is a genomic window of Niallia sp. XMNu-256 containing:
- the fabG gene encoding 3-oxoacyl-ACP reductase FabG; the protein is MRFTDKVVMVTGGAQGIGKETAKRFLQEGASVVICDYDKAAGVAALEEFNSDKVDFYKVDVTDSAQIGQMVESTINKHGRIDVLINNAGITLDGFLTKMDESAWEKVIAVNLSGVFKCTKAVAPHMLKQGSGVILNASSVIGLYGNIGQTNYAATKAGVIGLTKSWAKEFGPKGIRVNAVAPGFIETGMTAAVPQKVLDLMKDKTPLRRLGRPEDIASAYLYLASDEANYINGTILSVDGGLVV